In one Polaribacter sp. ALD11 genomic region, the following are encoded:
- a CDS encoding pseudouridine synthase, translated as MNSNRNSSRGRQEGKKSTPLSRKSSTASKKSTPLSRKSPKKTFTKIKEAPKSDESSGIRLNKYIANSGICSRREADTYIEHGSVEVNGNLVTEMGYKVQPDDVVRFDGTSITPEQKKYILLNKPKNYITTMDDDRGRKTVMELISNASKERIYPVGRLDRNTTGLLLFTNDGDLAKKLTHPKHDVRKLYHASLDKKLELKDLEKLRGEVIIEGKKVFIDAISYVDGQPKSEVGIEIHSGRNRIVRKIFEHVGYKVNKLDRVIFAELTKKNLPRGRWRELTNQEVSNLQMLK; from the coding sequence ATGAATTCAAATAGAAACTCGTCGAGAGGACGACAAGAAGGTAAAAAAAGTACTCCTCTAAGTAGAAAAAGTAGTACAGCAAGTAAAAAGAGCACTCCTTTAAGTAGAAAGAGTCCTAAAAAAACTTTTACCAAAATTAAAGAAGCGCCAAAATCTGATGAATCATCAGGAATTCGCTTAAACAAATATATTGCCAATTCTGGTATCTGTTCTAGACGTGAAGCGGATACATATATCGAGCATGGTAGTGTTGAAGTAAATGGGAATTTGGTAACCGAAATGGGGTACAAAGTACAGCCTGATGATGTTGTACGTTTCGACGGAACAAGCATTACGCCAGAACAAAAGAAATATATTTTACTGAACAAACCTAAAAATTACATTACTACGATGGACGATGATCGTGGTAGAAAAACAGTAATGGAATTGATTTCAAATGCATCAAAGGAGAGAATTTATCCTGTTGGGCGTTTAGATAGAAATACCACTGGTTTGTTGTTGTTTACAAATGATGGAGATTTGGCTAAAAAGTTAACGCATCCAAAACATGACGTACGTAAATTATACCATGCTTCTTTAGACAAGAAGTTAGAGTTAAAAGATTTAGAAAAATTACGTGGAGAAGTAATTATTGAAGGTAAAAAAGTATTTATTGATGCTATTTCTTATGTAGACGGACAACCAAAATCTGAAGTGGGAATCGAGATTCACTCTGGTAGAAACAGAATTGTACGTAAGATTTTTGAACACGTTGGGTACAAGGTAAATAAATTAGATAGAGTAATTTTTGCTGAATTAACTAAGAAAAATTTACCAAGAGGTAGGTGGAGAGAGTTAACAAACCAAGAAGTAAGTAATCTTCAAATGTTGAAGTAA
- a CDS encoding mevalonate kinase: MKGPLFYAKILLFGEYGIIKDSKGLAIPYNAYRGALKTSKNLSGKSLESNGNLQRFYTYLSALKTDLVSFNLDAFKKDIQDGMYFDSSIPQGYGVGSSGALVASIYDEYAANKITVLENLTRDKLLNLKAVFALMESFFHGKSSGLDPLNSYLSLPILINSKDSVEPAGIPSQKEGKGAVFLLDSEQIGETEPMVNIFMNKMKNEGFRKMISEEFSTTTDACIEDFLQGNVKSLFGNVKSLSKIVLTNFKPMIPDAFHKVWEKGISTNDYYLKLCGSGGGGYILGFTEDFAKAQKSLKDYKLELVYRF, translated from the coding sequence ATGAAAGGACCATTATTTTATGCTAAAATTTTGCTGTTTGGAGAATACGGAATTATAAAAGATTCTAAAGGTCTTGCAATTCCTTATAATGCTTACAGAGGAGCTTTAAAAACTTCGAAAAACCTTTCAGGAAAATCATTAGAATCTAATGGTAACCTACAACGATTCTACACCTATTTATCTGCTTTAAAAACAGATTTAGTCTCATTTAATTTAGATGCTTTTAAGAAAGACATTCAAGACGGAATGTATTTTGATTCTTCAATACCACAAGGTTATGGTGTTGGTAGTTCTGGTGCTTTGGTTGCTTCTATTTATGATGAATATGCTGCGAACAAAATAACGGTTTTAGAAAATTTAACAAGAGATAAATTGTTGAATTTAAAAGCAGTTTTTGCTTTAATGGAATCTTTTTTTCATGGAAAAAGCTCTGGTTTAGATCCTTTAAATAGTTATTTAAGCTTACCAATATTAATTAATTCTAAAGATAGTGTAGAACCAGCAGGAATTCCTTCACAAAAAGAAGGGAAAGGAGCGGTTTTCTTATTAGATTCAGAACAAATTGGTGAAACTGAGCCAATGGTAAACATCTTTATGAATAAGATGAAAAATGAAGGTTTTAGAAAAATGATTAGCGAAGAGTTTTCAACAACAACAGATGCTTGTATTGAAGATTTTTTGCAAGGAAACGTAAAATCTTTATTTGGTAACGTAAAATCTTTATCTAAAATTGTTTTAACCAATTTTAAACCGATGATTCCGGATGCTTTTCATAAAGTTTGGGAAAAAGGAATCTCTACCAACGACTACTATTTAAAATTATGTGGTTCTGGTGGTGGTGGTTATATTTTAGGTTTTACTGAAGATTTTGCAAAAGCTCAAAAAAGTTTAAAAGATTACAAGCTAGAATTGGTTTATAGATTTTAG
- the hutI gene encoding imidazolonepropionase: MNVLFINIKELIQVRENSVDFLSGKEMNILPTIKNAFLLVENGLIADFGLMENCPKTNVKTIDAKGKMILPSWCDSHTHLVYAGNREGEFVDRINGLSYAEIANNGGGILNSAKKLQQTSAEDLYNQSKVRLEEIIQLGTGAVEIKSGYGLTKDAELKILRVIKRLKENYPIEIKATFLGAHAVPAEYKDNKNGYLQMLIEDILPTIQKENLADFIDIFCETGYFSVDDTKKILEAGKKHGLVGKIHVNQFTAIGGIEAGVQNNVLSVDHLEEMRDEDIAVLKNTKTMPVALPSCSYFLSIPYTPARKMITAGLPLAIATDFNPGSTPSGNMNFVVATACIKMKMTPEEAINAATINGAYAMNSLDKVGSITKGKIANLILTKEINSYNFIPYSFGNHQIDSVFLKGTEIKKS; encoded by the coding sequence ATGAATGTACTTTTTATAAATATCAAAGAATTAATTCAGGTTAGAGAGAATTCTGTAGATTTTCTTTCTGGTAAAGAAATGAACATTTTACCAACTATTAAAAATGCTTTTCTATTAGTTGAAAATGGACTGATTGCAGATTTTGGCTTGATGGAAAATTGCCCTAAAACCAACGTTAAAACCATTGATGCAAAAGGAAAAATGATATTACCTTCTTGGTGTGATTCTCATACACATTTGGTGTACGCTGGTAATAGAGAAGGTGAATTTGTAGATAGAATAAATGGACTTTCTTATGCGGAAATTGCGAATAATGGCGGCGGAATTTTAAACTCTGCTAAAAAACTTCAACAAACTTCAGCAGAAGATTTATACAACCAAAGTAAGGTTCGATTGGAAGAAATTATTCAATTAGGAACCGGTGCTGTAGAAATAAAATCTGGTTATGGTTTAACAAAAGATGCAGAGCTTAAAATACTTCGTGTTATTAAAAGGTTGAAAGAAAATTATCCAATAGAAATAAAGGCTACTTTTTTAGGTGCTCATGCAGTTCCTGCGGAATATAAAGATAACAAAAATGGATATTTACAAATGCTGATTGAAGATATTCTACCAACAATTCAAAAAGAAAACTTAGCAGATTTTATAGATATTTTCTGTGAAACGGGCTATTTTTCTGTGGATGATACCAAAAAAATTTTAGAAGCCGGAAAAAAACACGGTTTGGTTGGTAAAATTCATGTAAATCAGTTTACTGCCATTGGCGGAATTGAAGCGGGAGTTCAAAATAATGTATTATCTGTAGATCATTTAGAAGAAATGCGAGATGAAGATATAGCAGTGTTGAAAAACACGAAAACAATGCCTGTAGCTTTACCTAGTTGTTCTTATTTTTTAAGTATTCCGTATACGCCTGCTAGAAAAATGATAACTGCTGGTTTGCCGTTGGCTATAGCAACAGATTTCAATCCTGGTTCTACGCCTTCTGGAAACATGAATTTTGTAGTTGCTACTGCTTGCATTAAAATGAAAATGACACCCGAAGAAGCTATAAATGCAGCTACAATCAACGGTGCCTATGCTATGAATTCATTAGATAAAGTTGGTTCTATTACAAAAGGAAAAATTGCAAATCTAATTTTGACTAAAGAAATTAATTCGTATAATTTTATTCCATATTCTTTTGGTAATCATCAAATTGATAGCGTATTTTTAAAAGGAACAGAAATTAAAAAATCATAA
- the hutG gene encoding formimidoylglutamase, translating into MEFFEDLKVDYKAGNKENYSGRISKLDNQYWHQEILFSNIEDFKVDNSTDIGIVGYVCDEGVLRNQGRIGARKGPKSVRNKLGKLPIHFENKKITDFGDVICLDNNLEDCQKALSKTISKLITNSILPIAIGGGHDIGYANFNGIKDALKSSTKNKIGIINFDAHFDLRTVETQPNSGTPFNQILTENKNARYFAIGIQQQSNTKELFEIAAENNVPYVSSFDCETFTSTLKKKLDAFIENVDYLYITIDLDGFSSAFAPGVSAPSPLGFTPSFVYQVLPFLFQSKKVISCDIAELNPDLDIDGHTASLAARLIDFMVFNA; encoded by the coding sequence ATGGAGTTTTTTGAAGATTTAAAAGTCGATTATAAAGCTGGAAATAAAGAAAATTATTCTGGCAGAATTTCTAAACTTGATAATCAATATTGGCATCAAGAAATATTGTTTTCTAATATTGAAGATTTTAAGGTTGATAATTCTACTGATATTGGTATTGTTGGGTACGTTTGTGATGAAGGAGTTCTAAGAAACCAAGGTAGAATTGGAGCTAGAAAAGGACCAAAAAGCGTACGAAATAAATTAGGGAAACTTCCAATTCATTTTGAGAACAAAAAGATTACAGATTTTGGTGATGTAATCTGTCTTGATAATAATCTAGAAGATTGCCAGAAAGCACTTTCTAAAACCATTAGTAAGTTAATTACGAATAGTATTTTACCAATTGCAATTGGTGGCGGACATGATATTGGGTACGCCAACTTTAACGGGATTAAAGACGCTCTAAAATCATCGACAAAAAACAAGATAGGGATTATAAATTTTGATGCTCATTTCGATTTAAGAACAGTTGAAACACAACCAAATTCAGGCACACCTTTCAACCAGATATTAACCGAAAATAAAAATGCTCGTTATTTTGCAATCGGAATTCAGCAACAATCGAACACGAAAGAACTATTTGAAATTGCAGCAGAAAACAATGTTCCTTATGTTTCTAGTTTTGATTGTGAAACCTTTACTTCAACCTTAAAAAAGAAACTTGATGCTTTTATCGAAAATGTAGATTATTTATACATTACTATTGATTTAGATGGATTTTCATCAGCTTTTGCTCCTGGGGTTAGTGCTCCTTCTCCACTTGGTTTTACACCTAGTTTTGTATATCAAGTACTACCATTTTTATTCCAAAGTAAAAAAGTAATTTCTTGTGATATTGCAGAACTAAACCCAGATTTAGATATTGATGGTCATACTGCTAGTTTAGCTGCAAGATTGATAGATTTCATGGTTTTTAATGCATAA
- a CDS encoding phosphatase PAP2 family protein: MKKLFTLLFILVFSLAYCQTTNTINLNFQKDRNTWQKLTYDLGNMAGGMGYAYTRPLYWKKKQLANFGYVAAGTVALYTIDDNVDTWADGWRNDVPRWLTDYGNDIGSPNNNFMLTGAVYLTGLFTDSPKLRRTGVLLISSAAASGLLQQISKRIIGRARPKTNVGKDVFDPFHIDRVYNYDSFPSGHVMLGFTNAYAIAKHFESPWVKAGLYTIGSIPGISRIIDRFHWISDVAFSTAISIFIVEAIDRFLDTKYDQKYNDQRKQKKVVWDLQVTPQSFGVTMNF; the protein is encoded by the coding sequence ATGAAGAAATTATTTACACTTTTATTTATTTTGGTTTTCAGTTTAGCTTATTGCCAAACGACTAATACGATAAATCTAAATTTTCAAAAAGACAGAAATACATGGCAAAAACTTACCTATGATTTAGGTAATATGGCTGGTGGAATGGGATACGCATACACAAGACCCTTGTATTGGAAAAAGAAACAATTGGCAAATTTTGGTTATGTAGCTGCCGGAACCGTTGCTTTATATACAATAGATGACAATGTAGATACTTGGGCAGATGGTTGGCGAAATGATGTGCCACGATGGTTAACGGACTATGGAAACGATATTGGGAGTCCGAATAATAATTTTATGCTAACAGGTGCAGTTTATCTAACCGGTTTGTTTACAGATAGCCCGAAATTAAGAAGAACGGGAGTCTTATTAATTTCTTCTGCGGCAGCTTCTGGTTTGTTGCAACAAATTTCTAAAAGAATAATTGGTAGAGCAAGACCAAAAACAAATGTAGGTAAAGATGTTTTCGACCCTTTTCATATAGATAGAGTTTATAATTATGACTCTTTTCCTTCTGGACATGTAATGTTGGGTTTTACAAATGCCTATGCAATTGCAAAACATTTCGAAAGTCCTTGGGTAAAAGCAGGTTTATATACAATTGGTTCTATACCAGGAATTAGTAGAATTATAGATCGTTTTCATTGGATTTCGGATGTTGCTTTTTCCACTGCAATTAGTATTTTTATAGTGGAAGCGATTGATCGATTTTTAGATACAAAATACGATCAAAAATACAACGACCAAAGAAAACAAAAAAAGGTTGTTTGGGATCTGCAAGTAACGCCTCAAAGTTTCGGTGTAACTATGAATTTTTAA
- a CDS encoding toxin-antitoxin system YwqK family antitoxin, with protein sequence MRIILILLSISCFSIMDAAAQEKNWFDANGNSSTKEKAVYYRISFNNKIENKLIVDYYISGEKAKEFFFVEGSKDGKFIEFYVTGEVKTTGKFEDGYRDGMWKTYDKNGNIKEKGKYDKGKKVGVWKNFYKNN encoded by the coding sequence ATGAGAATTATCTTAATACTTTTATCTATTAGTTGTTTTTCGATAATGGATGCAGCTGCCCAAGAAAAAAATTGGTTTGATGCTAATGGAAACTCTTCAACTAAAGAAAAAGCAGTTTATTACAGAATATCTTTCAATAACAAAATTGAAAATAAACTTATTGTAGATTATTATATTTCAGGAGAAAAAGCCAAAGAGTTTTTTTTTGTAGAAGGAAGTAAAGATGGCAAATTTATTGAGTTTTATGTTACAGGTGAAGTGAAAACTACCGGTAAATTTGAAGATGGTTATAGGGATGGAATGTGGAAAACCTACGATAAAAATGGTAATATTAAAGAAAAAGGGAAATACGATAAGGGTAAAAAAGTAGGTGTTTGGAAAAATTTTTACAAGAACAATTAA
- a CDS encoding urocanate hydratase → MTFKRQILQGIPEILPAKKSYPKDTNRAPKRKDVLSVEEKQLAIKNALRYFPKEWHQELATEFANELKEFGRIYMYRFKPDYKIFARAITEYPAKTQQAAAIMLMIHNNLNPDVAQHPEELITYGGNGAVFQNWAQYLLVMHYLAIMTEEQTLHLYSGHPMGLFPSSKNAPRVVVTNGLMIPNYSKPNDWEKFNALGVTQYGQMTAGSFMYIGPQGIVHGTTITVMNAFRKILKKEENPSGKIFLTAGLGGMSGAQPKAGNIAGCITICAEVNRKAATKRHEQGWVDVLIDNIDILVKRTLEAQKNNEVVSIAFIGNIIDVWEKFDKENIFIHIGSDQTSLHIPWTGGYYPADISYEESNILIRENPELFKEKVQASLRRHAKSINNHTKKGTYFFDYGNAFLLEASRAGAAVMAENNIDFKYPSYVQDILGPMCFDYGFGPFRWVCASGNSTDLDKTDAIAASVLQELMENSPEEIQLQMQDNITWIQNAKSNKMVVGSQARILYADAEGRIKIAEAFNNAIAKGEIGAVILGRDHHDVSGTDSPFRETSNIYDGSKFTADMAIHNVIGDSFRGATWVSIHNGGGVGWGEVMNGGFGMLLDGTKEAEEKLKNMLFYDVNNGIARRSWARNDEAIFAIKREMERTPNLKVTLPNLVEENLLKDLF, encoded by the coding sequence ATGACATTCAAAAGACAAATTTTACAAGGAATTCCTGAAATTTTACCTGCTAAAAAAAGCTATCCGAAAGATACAAATAGAGCTCCGAAAAGGAAAGATGTTTTATCTGTGGAAGAAAAACAGCTAGCAATTAAAAATGCGTTGCGTTATTTTCCAAAAGAATGGCACCAAGAATTAGCTACTGAATTCGCGAATGAATTAAAAGAGTTTGGTAGAATTTATATGTATCGATTCAAACCAGATTATAAAATATTTGCAAGAGCAATTACAGAATATCCCGCAAAAACACAACAAGCCGCAGCCATAATGTTAATGATTCATAATAATTTGAATCCTGATGTTGCACAGCATCCAGAAGAATTAATTACGTATGGAGGTAATGGGGCCGTTTTCCAGAATTGGGCACAATATCTTTTAGTAATGCATTATTTAGCTATTATGACCGAAGAACAAACGCTACATCTATACTCTGGGCATCCAATGGGTTTGTTTCCTTCGTCTAAGAATGCCCCGAGAGTTGTAGTTACAAACGGATTGATGATTCCTAATTACTCAAAACCAAATGATTGGGAAAAATTTAATGCTTTGGGAGTAACACAATACGGACAAATGACAGCTGGTTCGTTTATGTATATTGGTCCGCAAGGAATTGTACACGGAACCACAATTACGGTAATGAATGCTTTTCGAAAAATATTAAAGAAAGAAGAAAATCCGAGTGGAAAAATATTTTTAACAGCAGGTTTAGGCGGCATGAGTGGTGCACAACCTAAAGCAGGAAACATTGCTGGTTGTATAACAATTTGCGCAGAAGTAAATAGAAAAGCAGCTACAAAAAGACATGAACAAGGTTGGGTAGATGTTTTAATTGATAATATAGATATTCTTGTTAAAAGAACTTTAGAAGCACAAAAAAACAACGAAGTCGTTTCTATTGCTTTCATTGGAAACATTATTGATGTTTGGGAGAAATTTGACAAAGAAAATATTTTTATTCATATTGGTTCAGACCAAACTTCGCTTCATATTCCTTGGACGGGTGGTTATTATCCTGCGGATATTTCTTACGAGGAGTCTAATATTTTAATAAGAGAAAATCCTGAGTTATTTAAAGAAAAAGTACAAGCATCTTTAAGAAGACACGCTAAATCCATAAATAATCACACAAAAAAAGGAACCTACTTTTTTGATTACGGAAACGCATTTTTATTAGAAGCCTCTAGAGCTGGTGCAGCTGTAATGGCAGAAAATAACATCGATTTTAAATATCCTTCTTATGTGCAAGATATTTTAGGTCCTATGTGTTTCGATTATGGTTTTGGTCCTTTTAGATGGGTTTGTGCTTCTGGAAACTCTACAGATTTAGATAAAACAGATGCAATTGCAGCAAGTGTTTTACAAGAATTAATGGAAAATTCGCCAGAAGAAATTCAGCTGCAAATGCAAGACAACATTACTTGGATACAAAATGCAAAGTCAAATAAAATGGTGGTTGGCTCACAAGCAAGAATTTTATATGCAGATGCAGAAGGACGTATAAAAATTGCAGAAGCTTTTAATAATGCCATTGCAAAAGGAGAAATTGGCGCAGTTATTTTAGGTAGAGATCATCATGATGTTAGTGGAACAGATTCTCCGTTTAGAGAAACATCTAACATTTATGATGGAAGTAAATTTACTGCAGACATGGCAATACACAATGTAATTGGAGACAGTTTTAGAGGCGCAACTTGGGTTTCTATTCATAATGGAGGTGGCGTTGGCTGGGGAGAAGTAATGAATGGTGGATTCGGAATGTTGTTAGACGGTACAAAAGAAGCAGAAGAGAAGTTAAAAAACATGCTTTTTTATGACGTGAATAACGGAATCGCTAGAAGAAGTTGGGCAAGAAATGATGAAGCTATTTTCGCTATTAAAAGAGAAATGGAAAGAACACCCAATTTAAAAGTTACTTTGCCTAATTTAGTAGAAGAAAACCTCTTAAAAGATTTATTTTAA
- a CDS encoding thiamine diphosphokinase, with protein MKTKKVFLLLNGEKPKKMPDVSNYDIICATDGAYQYLKDQEITPHFISGDFDSLENIPEEIEVIETPDQDFTDFDKILQILFNKGHETIDIFGASGKEQDHFLGNLNTAIQWKEKLKITFFDNHGKYFLADKKTIVNNCKHKIVSLVPFPKVTDITTKGLQYSLNKEDLVFGKRIGTRNKAIENQIEVSFKTGDLFIFINN; from the coding sequence ATGAAAACCAAGAAAGTTTTTTTGTTATTAAATGGAGAAAAGCCAAAAAAAATGCCAGATGTATCTAATTACGATATTATTTGTGCAACAGATGGCGCTTATCAATATTTAAAAGATCAAGAAATTACACCTCATTTTATTTCTGGTGATTTTGATTCTTTAGAAAATATTCCAGAGGAAATTGAAGTGATAGAAACACCAGATCAAGATTTTACAGATTTCGATAAAATACTTCAAATTCTTTTTAACAAAGGACACGAAACTATTGATATCTTTGGTGCGAGTGGAAAAGAACAAGATCATTTTTTAGGAAACCTAAACACTGCAATACAGTGGAAAGAGAAATTAAAAATTACTTTTTTCGATAACCATGGAAAGTACTTTTTAGCGGATAAAAAAACGATTGTAAACAATTGCAAACACAAAATAGTTTCTTTAGTTCCGTTTCCTAAGGTTACAGATATCACTACTAAAGGCTTACAATACTCTTTAAATAAAGAAGATTTAGTTTTCGGAAAAAGAATAGGAACTAGAAATAAAGCAATAGAAAATCAAATAGAAGTCAGTTTTAAAACGGGTGACTTATTTATTTTTATAAACAATTAA
- a CDS encoding geranylgeranylglycerol-phosphate geranylgeranyltransferase translates to MSTLKAKQIILKFLSLFSAVRGYNILVLIAAQYLAAIFIFSPTNSLKDVVFDLHLLFLVLASVFVIAGGYIINDFYDAKVDKINRPVKAGLDNYVKQSTKLRLYFFLNFIGFCFGILISWRAALFFAVYIFAIWLYSHKLKKHPFIGVISATVLTVSPFFAVFVYFGNFSKIIFVHAIFLFLVIMVRELIKDLQNIKGAIVNNYKTFPVVYGEKKTKQLSILLLLFTIIPISILFSYPALSYMRYYFYFALVTLLFVGFYLWKSKTRNHYRTLHNILKLLLFIGVLCLIFIDTSLLLDKVINRLN, encoded by the coding sequence ATGAGTACTTTAAAGGCAAAACAAATAATACTTAAATTTCTCAGTTTATTTTCCGCAGTTAGAGGATACAATATTTTAGTATTAATAGCTGCCCAATACTTAGCTGCTATTTTTATTTTTTCGCCAACAAATTCTTTAAAAGATGTTGTTTTCGACCTTCATCTATTGTTTTTAGTATTAGCTTCTGTTTTTGTAATTGCTGGCGGATATATCATCAATGATTTTTACGATGCAAAGGTTGATAAAATAAATAGGCCTGTAAAAGCGGGTTTAGATAATTACGTAAAACAGTCTACAAAGTTACGATTATACTTTTTTTTAAATTTTATTGGTTTTTGTTTCGGAATTTTAATTTCTTGGAGAGCAGCATTGTTCTTTGCAGTGTATATATTTGCAATTTGGTTATATTCACATAAACTAAAAAAACACCCATTTATTGGTGTAATTTCGGCAACGGTACTTACTGTTTCGCCTTTTTTTGCTGTATTTGTTTACTTCGGAAATTTTTCAAAAATAATATTTGTCCACGCAATTTTCTTGTTTTTAGTAATTATGGTGCGTGAATTAATTAAAGATTTGCAAAACATAAAAGGTGCCATTGTAAATAATTACAAAACCTTTCCTGTAGTTTATGGTGAAAAAAAAACAAAACAACTGTCTATTTTATTATTACTTTTTACCATCATTCCAATCTCAATTTTATTTAGTTATCCTGCATTAAGCTACATGCGTTACTATTTCTATTTCGCTTTAGTAACCTTGTTGTTTGTCGGTTTTTACCTTTGGAAATCAAAAACCAGAAATCATTACAGAACACTGCATAATATTTTAAAACTTTTGTTGTTTATTGGTGTTTTATGTTTAATTTTTATTGACACTTCACTACTTTTAGATAAAGTAATTAATAGATTGAACTAG
- a CDS encoding diphosphomevalonate/mevalonate 3,5-bisphosphate decarboxylase family protein, producing MNTAQFIPKILSEKIAKASFTWQTPSNIALVKYWGKSNPQIPKNASISFTLNNCHTITRIDFSRKERTTEVAFDLFFEGKEKEEFKPKIADFFKRVQEYCPYIFDYKMTINSENSFPHSSGIASSASGLSAIAMCLMSLEQELNSDLTQEFVNKKASFLARLGSGSASRSIEGPLVVWGNHPEIEGSSDLFGIQFPYKVHSVFENYQDAILLVDKGEKQVSSTIGHNLMHNHPYAENRFQQANENLSKMSKILQEGNLKDFISLVESEALTLHAMMLTSNPYFILMKPNTLEIINKIWEFRASKNSNICFTLDAGANVHVLYPANEKETVNEFIENELANYCQKKQYIYDSVGFGAKKHNTK from the coding sequence TTGAATACAGCACAATTTATTCCAAAAATACTTTCAGAAAAAATAGCAAAAGCAAGTTTTACTTGGCAAACACCAAGTAATATTGCGCTGGTAAAATATTGGGGGAAAAGTAATCCACAAATTCCTAAAAATGCTTCTATTAGTTTTACTTTAAATAATTGTCATACAATTACTAGAATAGATTTTTCGAGAAAAGAAAGAACTACAGAAGTAGCTTTCGATTTGTTTTTTGAAGGAAAAGAAAAGGAAGAATTCAAGCCTAAAATTGCCGATTTTTTTAAAAGAGTACAAGAATATTGTCCGTATATTTTCGATTATAAAATGACAATTAATTCAGAAAATTCTTTTCCACATTCAAGCGGAATCGCTTCTTCAGCAAGTGGTTTAAGTGCAATTGCAATGTGTTTAATGAGCTTAGAGCAAGAATTGAATTCAGATTTAACACAAGAATTTGTGAATAAAAAAGCTTCTTTTCTAGCACGTTTAGGTTCTGGAAGCGCAAGTAGAAGTATCGAAGGCCCTTTGGTTGTTTGGGGAAATCACCCGGAAATTGAAGGAAGTTCAGATCTATTCGGAATTCAGTTTCCTTATAAAGTACATTCAGTTTTTGAAAATTATCAAGATGCAATTTTATTGGTAGACAAAGGAGAAAAACAAGTTTCTAGTACTATCGGTCATAATTTAATGCACAACCACCCTTATGCAGAAAATAGATTTCAACAAGCGAATGAAAATTTATCTAAAATGTCTAAAATTCTTCAAGAAGGAAATTTAAAAGACTTTATAAGTTTGGTGGAAAGTGAAGCATTAACCTTGCATGCAATGATGCTTACGAGTAACCCTTATTTTATTTTGATGAAACCAAATACCTTAGAAATCATAAATAAAATTTGGGAATTTAGAGCATCAAAAAATAGTAATATTTGTTTCACTTTAGATGCAGGCGCAAATGTGCATGTTTTATACCCAGCCAATGAAAAAGAAACTGTGAATGAATTTATAGAGAATGAGTTGGCAAATTACTGTCAGAAAAAGCAGTATATTTATGACTCAGTAGGTTTTGGGGCAAAAAAGCATAACACAAAATAA